From the genome of Pseudomonas sp. AB6, one region includes:
- a CDS encoding IclR family transcriptional regulator, producing the protein MTEDTIKRRARGLDRAFDILDFLKEKGTPLRPNEIATGIGSPKSTVYELVSSLLERRILETVGRDGHVYLGRQLYFLGQAHLRHFDFTREAEVSLAEIVSQTRETAQMCLLNGRKYTVALMKEGERHFRISSDIGENAPIPWTASGRLLLSHLSDQEINDLIDPEDYVLPSGELLPIETFLREIRKAGEDGFFSFDSVADTFTHCFAAPVKDERGVCVATLCIVAPRADAKNNYSDYRRVLIDSANGLARRVNE; encoded by the coding sequence CTCGACTTTCTCAAAGAGAAAGGCACGCCGCTACGCCCGAATGAAATCGCGACCGGTATTGGCAGTCCAAAATCTACAGTCTATGAACTGGTCAGCTCGCTGCTTGAGCGGCGGATTCTGGAGACCGTGGGCAGAGACGGGCATGTCTACCTGGGGCGTCAGTTGTACTTTCTCGGGCAAGCGCATTTGCGGCATTTCGACTTCACCCGTGAGGCGGAGGTGTCATTGGCCGAAATCGTCAGCCAAACCCGTGAAACCGCTCAGATGTGTTTGCTCAATGGGCGCAAATACACGGTTGCATTGATGAAGGAAGGTGAGCGGCATTTTCGCATCTCGTCAGACATCGGCGAAAACGCGCCGATTCCCTGGACCGCTTCCGGGCGCTTGCTGCTCAGTCATTTAAGCGATCAGGAAATCAACGACCTCATCGACCCCGAAGACTACGTACTGCCCAGCGGCGAGCTGCTGCCCATTGAAACCTTTCTGCGGGAGATTCGTAAGGCAGGTGAAGACGGGTTTTTTTCCTTCGACAGCGTGGCCGATACCTTCACCCATTGCTTCGCCGCGCCGGTCAAGGACGAACGGGGCGTTTGCGTCGCCACCTTGTGCATCGTCGCCCCCCGTGCGGATGCCAAAAACAATTACAGCGATTACCGTCGGGTGCTGATCGACAGCGCCAACGGTCTTGCGCGCCGAGTCAACGAATAG
- a CDS encoding amino acid deaminase, whose translation MSFATADLNATAVEKGAAAPGDSLVRDVSLPALVIHQQALEHNIRWMQAFVSNSGAELAPHGKTSMVPALFRRQLEEGAWGITLATAVQTRAAYAHGVRRVLMANQLVGTPNMALIADLLDDSMFDFHCMVDHPDNVAALGEYFGGRGLRLNVMIEYGVHGGRCGCRTEQEVLALAESIAVQPALALTGIEGYEGVIHGDQAIAGIKAFAASLVRLAVELQDKGAFALTRPIVTASGSAWYDLIAEAFDAQAVRERFLSVLRPGSYVVHDHGIYKDAQCCVLDRRSELSEALRPALEVWAHVQSMPEPGFAVIAMGKRDVAFDAGLPNPLLRYRPGVLPAKGDDVSACTVTAVMDQHAFMTIAPGCELKIGDIISFGTSHPCLTFDKWRSGCLVDENLNVIETLNTCF comes from the coding sequence ATGAGTTTTGCAACGGCCGACTTGAACGCTACCGCAGTAGAAAAGGGCGCTGCCGCGCCGGGCGACAGCCTGGTTCGCGACGTCAGCCTGCCCGCGTTGGTGATTCATCAGCAGGCGCTGGAACATAACATTCGCTGGATGCAGGCCTTCGTCAGCAACAGCGGTGCCGAGTTGGCACCCCATGGCAAAACCAGCATGGTCCCGGCGCTGTTTCGCCGCCAACTGGAAGAGGGCGCCTGGGGCATAACCCTGGCCACCGCCGTGCAGACCCGCGCCGCCTATGCCCATGGCGTGCGTCGGGTGTTGATGGCCAATCAACTGGTCGGGACGCCGAACATGGCGTTGATCGCGGATTTGCTCGATGACTCGATGTTTGATTTTCACTGCATGGTCGATCACCCAGACAATGTTGCAGCGTTGGGCGAATACTTCGGCGGACGCGGCCTGCGCCTGAACGTAATGATCGAATACGGCGTGCATGGCGGCCGTTGTGGCTGCCGCACCGAGCAAGAAGTGTTGGCGCTGGCTGAATCCATCGCCGTCCAACCGGCGCTGGCGTTGACCGGAATCGAAGGCTACGAAGGCGTGATTCATGGTGACCAGGCCATTGCCGGCATCAAAGCCTTTGCCGCCTCATTAGTGCGGTTGGCGGTAGAGCTGCAAGACAAAGGCGCCTTTGCCTTGACCCGGCCCATCGTCACTGCCTCCGGTTCGGCCTGGTATGACCTGATCGCCGAAGCCTTCGACGCCCAAGCGGTTCGCGAGCGTTTTCTCAGCGTGCTGCGTCCCGGCAGCTATGTGGTGCATGACCACGGCATTTATAAAGACGCGCAATGCTGCGTGCTGGACCGTCGCAGCGAACTGAGCGAGGCATTACGCCCCGCGCTGGAAGTCTGGGCCCACGTGCAATCAATGCCGGAACCGGGTTTTGCGGTGATCGCCATGGGCAAGCGCGACGTGGCCTTCGACGCTGGGTTGCCAAACCCTTTGCTGCGCTACCGCCCCGGCGTATTACCTGCAAAAGGGGATGATGTCAGCGCCTGCACCGTGACAGCGGTCATGGACCAGCATGCATTCATGACCATCGCGCCCGGTTGCGAACTGAAGATTGGCGACATCATTTCCTTTGGCACCTCCCATCCTTGCCTGACCTTTGATAAATGGCGCTCAGGCTGCCTGGTGGATGAAAACCTGAACGTAATCGAAACGCTGAACACCTGTTTCTAG
- a CDS encoding sugar kinase gives MSALISHHHPRIALIGECMIELQQHANGTLQQSFGGDTLNTAVYVARMLGGTSQVDYVTALGDDSFSDAMCQVWADEQIGLSRVQRLPGRLPGLYCIQTDANGERRFLYWRNEAAVRDCFTTPAAEPILAALVEYDVLYFSGITLAVLGEQGRARLLSVLIDARARGARVAFDNNYRPRLWASVEQAREAYRAVLPQVDLALLTEDDEQALFGYTDSEQLLAVYRDLGISEVVVKRGANSCLVESQGERFEIPAHAVTRVVDTTAAGDSFSAAYLAQRLKGGSPEQAAHAGHRLASLVIQHPGALIPKSVMPVPLRIES, from the coding sequence ATGAGCGCATTGATCAGTCACCATCACCCGCGCATCGCCTTGATCGGCGAATGCATGATCGAGCTGCAACAGCACGCCAACGGCACCCTGCAACAGAGTTTTGGTGGCGACACCTTAAACACAGCGGTGTACGTGGCGCGCATGCTCGGCGGCACGTCCCAAGTGGATTACGTCACCGCATTGGGCGACGACAGCTTCAGCGATGCCATGTGCCAAGTCTGGGCTGACGAACAAATCGGCCTGAGCCGGGTTCAACGTCTACCGGGGCGATTGCCAGGGCTCTATTGCATCCAAACCGATGCCAATGGCGAGCGGCGGTTTTTGTATTGGCGCAACGAAGCCGCAGTGCGCGATTGTTTTACCACGCCAGCAGCCGAGCCGATTCTGGCGGCGCTGGTGGAGTATGACGTGCTGTATTTCAGCGGCATCACCCTGGCGGTACTGGGCGAGCAGGGTCGGGCGCGATTGTTGTCGGTGTTGATCGACGCCCGAGCCCGCGGCGCCCGCGTAGCTTTCGACAACAACTACCGCCCGCGACTCTGGGCCAGCGTCGAACAGGCGCGCGAGGCCTATCGGGCGGTATTGCCGCAGGTGGATTTGGCATTGTTGACCGAAGACGACGAGCAGGCCTTGTTTGGCTATACCGACTCGGAACAACTGCTGGCGGTGTATCGGGACTTAGGCATCAGCGAAGTAGTGGTCAAGCGCGGGGCCAACAGCTGCTTGGTGGAATCCCAAGGCGAACGCTTCGAGATCCCTGCGCACGCAGTGACTCGGGTAGTAGACACCACCGCAGCCGGCGACTCATTCAGCGCCGCGTATTTGGCCCAACGGCTCAAAGGCGGCAGCCCGGAACAAGCCGCGCACGCGGGGCATCGGCTGGCGAGTTTAGTAATTCAACATCCGGGGGCACTGATCCCCAAAAGCGTGATGCCGGTGCCATTACGTATTGAGTCGTAA
- a CDS encoding DUF4123 domain-containing protein has product MSYLADTQKNATNLTGDQQNNLLKLSFPNQWISEQTRLARPTYLILNSDGEQENLQALLTQQPTPEHINVYSQTPISSMAAGPFIFKISSTIRPLLTSLLATPECNWGWLVSCKGDQIAAMADHWRARIIIGQRPEQSLYRFHDNRVIARALNHLELESLPQYLGPIAGLCYWNGQDWAAAENPSPGIYPVPANPAWLTVPVPAKSLRAVLRHNIELYLRGKHALETYELEQSMPVSDWLDIQLDMAEQWGWVAPEKLLFLITQRLKEEKGKIIQDWLPLQGEAPQLHFDRLYKEAEYWSDEKLQ; this is encoded by the coding sequence ATGTCTTATCTGGCAGATACCCAAAAAAACGCCACAAATTTAACGGGGGACCAACAAAATAATCTTTTAAAACTCTCGTTCCCCAATCAATGGATCTCCGAGCAGACTCGACTCGCGCGCCCGACGTATTTGATTCTTAACTCAGATGGTGAACAGGAAAATCTCCAAGCGCTACTGACCCAGCAACCCACACCAGAGCACATTAATGTCTACAGTCAAACACCCATAAGCAGCATGGCGGCAGGACCGTTCATCTTCAAAATCAGCAGCACCATTAGGCCGCTGCTCACTTCATTGCTCGCAACCCCCGAGTGCAACTGGGGCTGGCTGGTCAGCTGCAAAGGCGACCAGATTGCGGCCATGGCCGACCATTGGCGCGCACGCATTATCATCGGCCAACGGCCTGAGCAATCGCTGTACCGATTCCACGACAACCGCGTGATCGCGCGGGCATTGAACCATCTTGAACTTGAATCACTGCCCCAATACCTCGGACCAATCGCTGGCCTTTGCTATTGGAATGGACAGGACTGGGCTGCGGCGGAAAATCCGAGTCCTGGTATCTACCCGGTGCCGGCAAATCCGGCTTGGCTGACGGTTCCGGTGCCGGCAAAGAGTTTGAGGGCAGTCCTGCGTCACAATATTGAACTCTATCTTCGTGGGAAACATGCTCTAGAGACATACGAACTGGAACAAAGTATGCCTGTCAGTGATTGGTTAGATATACAACTAGACATGGCAGAGCAGTGGGGGTGGGTTGCGCCGGAGAAGTTGCTGTTTTTAATAACGCAACGCCTCAAAGAAGAGAAAGGAAAGATTATTCAAGACTGGCTCCCACTACAGGGCGAGGCGCCGCAGTTACATTTCGATCGGCTTTATAAAGAAGCGGAATATTGGTCCGATGAGAAATTGCAGTAA
- a CDS encoding lipase family protein: protein MFRFLKVKRLACPLRGQRISFQLVDEVGSGKTYGGLAYKIIDSVGQNYDGILDAQGSAVLDGCYLGMVILTLNEVCTEVEGYYKDLTAREYYPLPITELQVRAEESRFINNDGSRVENNPAQVNADEFFHVEVRDLVEQAAHLPPLVTRARVPRLAHLRWPEAANGKEQERWGVILMPNKHTVLEVRPLRALRPILSTDNEFCALNLYQLALMSTLTYVGFGQNPSEKPVERVSFPFSPTPGNFFGDALASYKEIWRVNDDQTDAYYPLYEDVPYSKRFEVLPFNPRLYEQNLPEKGDKQEHPANQHFFDDTDLEEDTDTQAYITHHDEIIVIAVRGTQEAADMFRDADALQVPFEGGDERVHRGFYGAYLALRNFVNRYLSRFHFGQKVIICGHSLGGAIATLLAEALRRSKKYDVLLYTYGAPRVGDTAFVDSASELVHHRIVNHNDPVPSVPLPWMNVRTEELIGLAVIPSGWVGIPTAMVRTSGDPYEHHGKQQHFMPIKLNDGEKSSVLWDPGCDSIEGAAICTYLQSQQTRQYDGGDMPKRDGLIQQLLESSDHRMVVSYIPFTWATLRRWQETQLAGQTVVTDREYRVIEKAITQLGDALKQKETHSYDLPRGLRSMAEIASLRDEIYRLNTTLERLKKLNASKLKLADVYGSAAQSENIEGSLKRWTAHKENVARVQLAMIPSRPDDVYIAGVYQDRDLDSRG from the coding sequence ATGTTCCGTTTTTTGAAAGTAAAAAGACTTGCCTGTCCATTGCGTGGGCAGCGAATAAGCTTTCAGCTGGTGGACGAAGTTGGAAGCGGGAAAACCTACGGCGGACTAGCTTATAAGATAATCGACAGCGTAGGTCAGAACTACGATGGTATTTTAGATGCGCAAGGATCTGCTGTTCTGGATGGTTGCTATCTAGGAATGGTTATTTTAACGCTAAATGAGGTCTGCACGGAAGTTGAAGGTTATTATAAAGATCTGACGGCCCGTGAATATTATCCACTTCCTATTACTGAGCTCCAAGTGCGGGCTGAAGAATCCCGGTTCATTAATAACGACGGTTCACGTGTCGAAAATAATCCAGCGCAAGTAAACGCTGATGAGTTTTTTCACGTTGAGGTCAGAGATTTAGTCGAGCAAGCAGCTCACCTACCGCCTTTGGTAACGCGTGCCCGCGTTCCGCGGTTAGCTCATTTGAGATGGCCGGAAGCGGCCAACGGGAAAGAACAAGAGCGATGGGGCGTTATTCTGATGCCTAACAAACATACGGTTCTGGAGGTTCGACCATTGCGGGCTTTGCGGCCAATCCTTTCAACCGATAACGAATTCTGCGCCCTGAATCTCTACCAACTGGCACTGATGTCCACCTTGACTTACGTCGGCTTTGGGCAGAATCCTTCGGAGAAACCCGTAGAACGGGTTAGCTTCCCGTTTAGTCCGACTCCGGGCAATTTTTTCGGAGACGCCCTCGCCAGTTACAAAGAAATCTGGCGTGTAAACGACGATCAAACGGACGCGTATTATCCGTTGTACGAAGACGTGCCTTACTCAAAACGGTTTGAAGTCTTGCCGTTCAATCCAAGGCTCTATGAGCAAAATCTTCCCGAGAAAGGGGATAAGCAAGAGCACCCGGCTAACCAGCATTTTTTTGATGACACTGACCTTGAAGAAGATACCGATACTCAGGCCTATATAACCCATCACGATGAAATTATCGTTATCGCAGTGAGGGGTACTCAGGAGGCAGCTGACATGTTCAGGGATGCCGATGCGTTGCAAGTTCCATTTGAAGGTGGCGATGAGCGAGTACACCGGGGGTTTTATGGTGCTTACCTTGCGCTCCGCAATTTTGTAAACCGTTATCTGTCTCGATTTCACTTCGGACAGAAAGTGATTATCTGTGGACACAGCTTGGGTGGTGCAATTGCTACTTTGTTGGCGGAAGCGTTACGCCGTTCAAAAAAATACGACGTTCTCCTCTACACCTACGGCGCACCTCGAGTCGGAGACACCGCATTTGTCGATAGCGCCTCAGAGCTCGTCCATCACCGCATCGTCAACCACAACGACCCTGTTCCAAGCGTGCCTTTGCCATGGATGAATGTAAGAACGGAGGAATTAATAGGCTTGGCGGTTATACCGTCCGGCTGGGTGGGGATACCTACTGCGATGGTGCGAACCAGCGGTGACCCTTATGAGCACCATGGCAAGCAGCAGCATTTCATGCCGATAAAGCTAAATGACGGTGAGAAGTCGTCGGTGCTATGGGATCCCGGCTGTGACTCCATTGAGGGCGCAGCGATTTGCACGTATTTGCAGAGCCAGCAAACCCGTCAGTACGACGGTGGTGATATGCCAAAGCGAGACGGGCTTATCCAGCAATTACTAGAGAGTAGCGATCACCGGATGGTCGTGAGCTATATACCGTTTACCTGGGCTACTTTACGTCGCTGGCAAGAGACGCAGTTGGCCGGTCAAACGGTTGTCACCGACAGAGAATACCGCGTAATCGAAAAGGCTATAACGCAGCTGGGAGATGCGCTCAAACAAAAAGAAACTCATTCCTATGACTTGCCTCGCGGTTTGCGCTCAATGGCAGAAATTGCCAGCCTGAGGGACGAGATTTACCGTTTGAACACGACCCTTGAGCGTTTGAAAAAATTGAATGCGTCCAAGCTCAAACTAGCCGATGTGTACGGAAGTGCGGCGCAGTCGGAAAATATTGAAGGCAGTTTAAAGCGCTGGACTGCTCATAAAGAAAACGTCGCACGCGTGCAGTTGGCAATGATCCCTTCACGACCTGACGATGTATATATCGCCGGGGTTTATCAGGATCGTGATTTAGATTCGAGGGGGTAG
- a CDS encoding peptidylprolyl isomerase produces the protein MKALARHILVKTAEEAEQLKQRIAKGEAFDVLAKKYSTCPSGKRGGDLGEVRPGQLVGAIDSVIFKKPVRVIHGPIKSKFGYHLVQVFYRD, from the coding sequence ATGAAAGCACTCGCCCGCCACATCCTGGTGAAAACCGCCGAAGAGGCCGAACAGCTCAAGCAACGTATTGCCAAGGGCGAGGCGTTCGACGTATTAGCCAAAAAATACTCCACCTGCCCCTCAGGCAAACGCGGCGGCGACCTGGGCGAAGTTCGGCCAGGGCAACTGGTCGGCGCGATTGATTCGGTGATATTCAAAAAACCGGTTCGGGTGATACATGGGCCGATTAAGAGCAAGTTCGGGTATCACTTGGTTCAAGTGTTTTATCGGGATTGA
- a CDS encoding PilT/PilU family type 4a pilus ATPase yields MDFQALLKILANQDGSDLFLSTGAPPCAKFNGVLKPLSTEALKPGDVASVADSIMDAEQRLEFERELEMNLAVSLAGIGRFRINIFKQRNEVSIVARNIKLEIPHFEDLKLPPVLLEVVMEKRGLVLVIGATGSGKSTSLAAMIDYRNRNSGGHIITIEDPVEYIHRHKKSIINQREVGVDTRSFHAALKNTLRQAPDVILIGEIRDRETMEHALAFADTGHLAISTLHANNANQALDRIINFFPEDRRQQLLHDLGNNLKAFVSQRLVKTLDGKRRAAVEVMLGTPTILDFIQRNELTELKGIMEKSTNLGMQTFDGALFDLVAEGAISEEEALKNADSKNNVRLRLKLFREKGAPTQITSAPAAPEPALESTMANWGLVDEEGGAFKP; encoded by the coding sequence ATGGATTTCCAAGCGCTGTTGAAAATTCTGGCCAACCAGGACGGATCGGACCTTTTCCTGTCTACCGGTGCGCCACCCTGCGCCAAGTTTAATGGCGTACTTAAGCCGCTGAGTACCGAGGCCTTGAAGCCTGGCGACGTGGCCAGCGTTGCCGACAGCATCATGGATGCCGAGCAGCGGCTTGAGTTTGAGCGCGAGTTGGAGATGAACCTTGCGGTGTCACTGGCGGGCATCGGTCGATTTCGGATCAATATTTTTAAGCAGCGCAACGAAGTGTCGATCGTGGCGCGCAACATCAAGCTGGAGATTCCGCATTTCGAAGATTTGAAATTACCGCCAGTGTTGCTCGAAGTGGTCATGGAAAAACGCGGGCTGGTGCTGGTCATAGGCGCCACCGGTTCGGGTAAGTCGACGTCGCTGGCGGCGATGATTGATTATCGAAATCGCAACAGTGGCGGCCATATCATCACCATTGAAGACCCGGTGGAGTATATCCATCGGCACAAGAAGTCGATCATTAATCAACGTGAAGTGGGCGTAGACACCCGCAGTTTTCACGCGGCGTTGAAGAACACGTTGCGGCAGGCGCCGGACGTTATTTTGATTGGCGAGATCCGTGACCGCGAAACCATGGAGCATGCGCTGGCGTTTGCCGACACCGGCCACTTGGCTATCTCAACGTTGCACGCGAACAACGCCAACCAGGCACTGGACCGTATCATCAATTTTTTCCCGGAAGATCGTCGCCAGCAGTTGCTGCATGATTTGGGCAATAACCTGAAGGCATTCGTGTCCCAGCGACTGGTCAAAACCCTGGACGGCAAACGCCGTGCGGCGGTGGAAGTCATGCTGGGCACGCCAACCATTCTTGATTTTATTCAGCGCAATGAACTGACTGAACTCAAGGGCATCATGGAGAAGTCCACCAACCTGGGGATGCAGACGTTTGACGGTGCGCTGTTTGACTTGGTGGCCGAGGGCGCGATCAGTGAGGAAGAAGCACTGAAAAACGCCGACTCCAAAAACAACGTACGTCTGCGTCTTAAACTGTTCCGTGAGAAAGGTGCGCCCACCCAGATCACCTCGGCACCCGCCGCCCCCGAGCCCGCCTTAGAATCGACCATGGCGAACTGGGGGCTGGTGGATGAAGAAGGCGGTGCGTTCAAGCCGTAA
- a CDS encoding acetoacetate--CoA ligase: MTAILWTPSAQRIKASRMDDFRRRVNQRHGLQLTDYPSLHQWSIDQREDFWQAIVDTFDIRFHAPPDSVLIEGPQMPSAQWFPGATVNFAEHLLRRRDDYPAIISISEDRQRTQLTYAELAEQVAGLQQSLRNAGIGVGDRVAACMPNTWQTLVAMLATTSLGAIWSCSSPDFGTQGVIDRFGQIEPKILLTCAGYRYAGKLIDKTAKVNEILERLPGLQQLIIVPFSRPQARAEDFQTSAKVTLWDDFYTAGGEPTFVAVPFAHPLYILYSSGTTGVPKCIIHSTGGVLLQHVKELGLHSDLGPEDCLFYYTTCGWMMWNWLVSGLALGATVVLYDGSPFFPHTQRLMDMIDEEGISVFGTSAKYLAELERHSIKPRLNHHFTRLKAMLSTGSPLAQSSYDYVYREIKSELCLSSISGGTDIVSCFAVGNPLLPVYRGEMQSKGLGMAVEVWNDQGQPVIAEKGELVCTRHFPAIPIGFWNDPQQKRLKAAYFTQFPGVWAQGDYAEETARGSLIIHGRSDAVLNPGGVRIGTAEIYRQVDKVAEVMESVAIGQHWKDDVRVVLFVRLQDELTLTPQLEQRIRDVIRANTTPRHVPAKIVVVSDIPRTISGKIVELAVRNVVHGQPVKNTDALANPVALEQFRDREELAN, encoded by the coding sequence ATGACTGCAATACTTTGGACCCCCAGCGCGCAACGCATAAAAGCGAGTCGTATGGACGACTTTCGGCGTCGGGTCAATCAACGCCATGGCCTGCAGCTGACCGACTACCCGTCACTGCATCAGTGGAGCATCGACCAACGCGAGGATTTCTGGCAGGCCATCGTTGACACCTTCGATATCAGGTTCCATGCGCCACCCGACAGCGTGCTCATCGAAGGTCCACAGATGCCCAGCGCCCAATGGTTTCCGGGCGCGACAGTGAATTTTGCCGAACACCTGTTGCGCCGTCGCGACGATTACCCAGCGATTATTTCCATCAGCGAAGATCGCCAGCGCACCCAATTGACCTACGCCGAGCTAGCCGAGCAGGTGGCCGGCTTGCAGCAAAGCTTGCGCAACGCAGGGATCGGCGTGGGTGATCGCGTCGCGGCGTGCATGCCCAATACCTGGCAAACACTGGTGGCCATGCTCGCCACCACCAGTCTCGGGGCAATTTGGTCCTGCTCGTCACCGGACTTCGGCACCCAAGGCGTCATCGACCGTTTTGGCCAAATCGAACCCAAAATACTGCTGACCTGTGCCGGTTACCGTTACGCCGGAAAACTCATCGACAAGACTGCCAAGGTCAACGAGATTCTTGAACGCTTGCCAGGTTTGCAGCAACTGATCATTGTTCCCTTCTCCCGGCCACAAGCCCGTGCCGAAGACTTTCAGACCTCGGCCAAGGTCACGTTGTGGGACGATTTTTATACCGCAGGCGGCGAACCGACCTTTGTCGCCGTGCCGTTCGCCCATCCGCTGTACATCCTGTATTCCAGCGGCACCACCGGCGTGCCGAAATGCATCATTCACAGCACCGGCGGCGTGTTGCTGCAACACGTCAAAGAACTGGGTCTGCATTCTGATCTGGGGCCTGAGGATTGTCTGTTCTACTACACCACCTGCGGTTGGATGATGTGGAATTGGCTAGTATCAGGGCTGGCGCTCGGCGCGACCGTGGTGTTGTACGACGGCTCCCCTTTCTTTCCACATACTCAGCGCTTGATGGACATGATCGACGAGGAAGGTATCAGTGTGTTTGGCACCAGCGCCAAATACCTCGCCGAACTGGAAAGACATTCGATCAAACCTCGGCTGAATCACCACTTCACTCGCCTCAAGGCCATGCTGTCCACCGGCTCGCCGCTGGCACAAAGCAGCTATGACTACGTGTACCGCGAGATCAAGAGCGAGCTGTGCCTGTCGTCGATTTCCGGGGGCACCGACATCGTGTCCTGCTTTGCCGTCGGCAACCCGTTATTGCCGGTGTACCGAGGCGAAATGCAGTCCAAGGGCCTGGGCATGGCTGTCGAAGTCTGGAACGACCAAGGCCAACCGGTAATTGCAGAAAAAGGAGAACTGGTCTGTACTCGGCACTTTCCGGCGATTCCCATCGGTTTCTGGAATGACCCCCAACAAAAACGGCTCAAGGCTGCGTATTTCACGCAGTTTCCGGGAGTTTGGGCTCAGGGTGACTACGCCGAAGAAACCGCCCGTGGCAGCCTGATCATCCACGGCCGATCAGACGCAGTGCTTAACCCTGGTGGCGTGCGAATCGGCACGGCGGAGATCTATCGCCAAGTGGACAAGGTTGCCGAAGTGATGGAAAGCGTCGCCATTGGCCAACACTGGAAAGATGACGTGCGCGTGGTGCTCTTCGTTCGCTTACAGGATGAGCTGACACTGACCCCGCAGCTGGAGCAGCGCATTCGTGACGTGATTCGCGCCAATACCACGCCACGGCATGTGCCGGCCAAGATTGTCGTGGTTTCGGACATTCCTCGCACCATCAGCGGAAAAATTGTAGAGCTGGCTGTACGTAATGTGGTCCACGGGCAACCGGTAAAAAATACCGACGCCCTGGCCAATCCGGTTGCCTTAGAGCAGTTTCGTGACCGGGAAGAACTGGCGAACTAA
- a CDS encoding 3-hydroxybutyrate dehydrogenase has protein sequence MSLQGKTALVTGSTSGIGLGIALSLAKSGANVILNGFGDASAVMADVVAAAGKDGGKVGHHPADVSDPIQIADMVAYGDREFGGIDILVNNAGIQHVSPVEEFPVERWDSIIAINLSSVFHSTRLCLPGMRTKGWGRIVNIASVHGLVGSTGKAAYVAAKHGVIGLTKVVGLETATSNVTCNAICPGWVLTPLVQQQIDTRGAADGNLEKAKHDLLAEKQPSLEFVTPPQLGELVLFLCSEAGSQVRGAAWNIDGGWLAQ, from the coding sequence ATGAGTCTGCAAGGTAAAACCGCACTGGTTACGGGTTCCACCAGTGGCATCGGCCTGGGTATTGCCCTGAGCCTGGCCAAGTCTGGCGCCAACGTGATTCTCAATGGCTTCGGCGACGCTTCGGCGGTAATGGCTGATGTGGTTGCGGCAGCAGGCAAGGACGGCGGTAAAGTCGGCCACCACCCCGCCGATGTCAGTGACCCGATACAGATCGCCGACATGGTCGCCTACGGCGATCGCGAATTCGGCGGCATCGACATTCTAGTCAACAACGCGGGCATTCAGCACGTCTCGCCAGTAGAGGAATTCCCGGTGGAGCGCTGGGATTCGATCATCGCCATCAACCTGTCCTCGGTCTTTCACAGCACTCGCCTGTGCCTGCCTGGCATGCGCACCAAGGGCTGGGGCCGAATCGTCAACATCGCTTCGGTCCACGGCCTGGTTGGTTCTACCGGCAAGGCCGCGTATGTCGCAGCCAAGCACGGCGTGATCGGGTTGACCAAAGTGGTGGGACTGGAAACCGCCACCAGCAATGTCACGTGTAACGCCATTTGCCCCGGCTGGGTGCTGACCCCGCTGGTGCAGCAACAGATCGACACCCGAGGCGCGGCAGATGGCAACCTGGAAAAAGCCAAGCACGACTTGCTGGCCGAGAAACAGCCCTCGCTGGAGTTCGTCACCCCCCCGCAGTTGGGCGAGTTGGTGCTGTTTCTGTGCAGCGAAGCCGGCAGCCAGGTACGCGGAGCTGCTTGGAATATCGATGGCGGTTGGTTGGCGCAATAA